One genomic segment of Triplophysa rosa linkage group LG22, Trosa_1v2, whole genome shotgun sequence includes these proteins:
- the samd9l gene encoding LOW QUALITY PROTEIN: sterile alpha motif domain-containing protein 9-like (The sequence of the model RefSeq protein was modified relative to this genomic sequence to represent the inferred CDS: inserted 2 bases in 1 codon; deleted 1 base in 1 codon; substituted 2 bases at 2 genomic stop codons), whose product TERPEDPQTWTESMVSDWLRSIGIKETYIKKLHEEEVDGRVLLELSEDFLKNATGMKSGPALLIIKKRDELVKSSQKAQNQQDRLXKQTGGKNDHVASGIKKDDSINEEITDDSESVIKTKGDAKLRPFGTKGDDFKYVENNVLEPESGVIDLITPCHEYKSFKIAATLDRQRLQAKFAKEVLKFATVCVNMRTNDTIHFGVMDSRGDTGYVHGEIVGIPVREKDMYCDALDYIERSFDSCQSERIRPCIGVLQFIQVVCSNSSKEHYVVEVDIEPSVSKVKNNVFSVCLPNFNEKANKVQFEKKTAYRRVGSKSESVVDLNEFYQNMTYRDAQREEAETRYNFTTPELCQNLGKKLIMLITDGKKKMDKDKWYILVSNRFQEKDLQNIDFLLNMNVLCVFDFDKDSNMSGLCHEYNKHHVVNRHFMQNYKISSGMTIKDFESHLHLFDQISWIFCNGRSDFKGNEPPCDEKTWVKTKRTLLKDCVSLICKDVLPKGTFKVIFLLTSSVETRFLNTFYEFITDMKGHDDIICLAESEENFKKWQTYAMESCDMDTVNNXSVVGMTISQVNATLQQVQPTTTQASKRLPIHVKGECFLDLREEEVRYSLEILSLNHCEETIGDIIEYEMETTEQQFYQGGKVTWMNLWLAEKKVVGEVIQRDAYSEVNSLLNDCLIWSLDRASISCINIYHHPGSGGSTVARQVLWNNRRALRCAVVKHSYSASVFSEHAVWLREYEEKDPQKCLPVLLLIEDCEQEYLEGAKYELEVAVNTKKIARGTLCFILLSCRRSHNPEKMCKESPHRNVSVTHKLSDAEKDQFSKKRQKLEEQFKPEFILTFVLMCEDFKSHKITEYVKQFVKHLLQGIDQTSVVTKLVQYVALLNTYVQNSFMSLSHCESVLALSIHVDRFRQHSFETALSEQANLVLIHLRDENTYITSIRIIHPLVAKEILHQFMGEKQQQSYLALDLLNNDVLFEHRFGKDQYLKFLRDLFITRCKIIRGDELDSFFSPLIEHVRENECPDKSIELLKEAYKRFNEDALFAQHLARLNYKHDRFEEAEKWAETAVAKRPNNSYILDTKGQVYRQWFTAKCKAMEQIEKTPENTVDAVETALKAIECFQACGKAGVADNETMNNAGFFGVVEVGCVLLKLISSIHVFSRPNHVECIKYLLTDYIPVEIEKPWEHFHCELKKLHKILLEALEWISEDLSYFQTDLNRDEGKTSEKTIKHPIHWLVNKTSDYGKYFINASITTDQSQIRLTPLMKRMMIYSNGGGNITTIFSILTNQKCDDRQSVLEHIISFYPSNPMSAKMPQMDLVKYIASHFALSCLSTQSSKLAAFQDLQKLSNQFPKEKXKCFPNALFLLVLLFWPEESDTEKEKERKYEIVLSAVEHLQRCYEKKLKDIPPRKKRIYTHFFLGNGAGFEKIVHKSKVETITKLFSVSEKRQKWFSGEVWKMPEIAKLLRRVPGWTEDEKVFVEIPTEKTFQIPALNPSSVPHSNENVTFYLGFTLKGPVAYNITVRQ is encoded by the exons ACAGAAAGGCCAGAGGATCCTCAAACATGGACTGAGTCTATGGTGAGCGACTGGTTAAGGTCAATAGGGATTAAAGAAACATACATTAAAAAACTGCATGAAGAGGAAGTAGATGGTCGGGTCCTTCTTGAACTTTCAGAAGATTTTCTGAAAAACGCGACTGGAATGAAATCAGGGCCTGCACTGTTGATAATCAAAAAAAGAGACGAGTTAGTTAAAAGTTCACAAAAAGCCCAGAACCAGCAGGACCGTTTGTAGAAACAAACTGGTGGAAAAAATGACCATGTGGCAAGTGGAATTAAAAAGGATGATTCCATAAATGAAGAGATTACAGACGATTCTGAGTCTGTGATTAAAACAAAGGGTGACGCAAAACTACGACCTTTTGGTACAAAAGGTgatgattttaaatatgtagaaaacaatgTTCTCGAGCCAGAATCAGGTGTTATTGATCTCATTACTCCATGTCATGAGTATAAGTCATTTAAAATAGCTGCAACACTGGACCGCCAAAGACTTCAGGCAAAGTTTGCAAAGGAAGTGCTGAAGTTTGCTACAGTGTGTGTAAATATGCGTACAAATGACACAATACATTTTGGTGTCATGGACAGTAGAGGTGACACTGGTTATGTTCATGGTGAAATCGTGGGTATTCCTGTTAGAGAAAAAGACATGTACTGCGATGCATTAGATTACATTGAAAGGAGTTTTGATAGCTGTCAAAGTGAACGTATACGTCCATGTATTGGTGTTCTGCAGTTCATTCAGGTAGTTTGTTCAAACAGCAGCAAGGAACATTACGTAGTGGAGGTTGATATTGAGCCCTCAGTGagcaaagtaaaaaataatgttttctctGTGTGCCTTCCTAATTTCAATGAGAAGGCGAACAAAGTTCAGTTTGAAAAGAAAACTGCTTATCGTAGAGTGGGTTCTAAATCAGAATCTGTGGTTGACCTGAATGAGTTCTACCAAAATATGACTTACAGAGATGCTCAGAGGGAAGAGGCAGAGACGAGGTATAATTTCACAACACCAGAACTGTGCCAGAACCTGGGGAAAAAGCTCATTATGCTCATAACAGatggaaagaaaaaaatggacaAGGACAAATGGTACATACTTGTTTCCAACCGATTTCAGGAGAAGGATCTAcaaaacattgat tttttgcTGAACATGAACGTGCTCTGTGTGTTTGACTTTGATAAAGATTCCAACATGTCTGGGTTATGCCATGAATACAATAAGCACCATGTGGTAAATCGCCATTTCATGCAGAACTACAAAATTTCCAGTGGCATGACCATCAAAGACTTTGAGAGCCACCTTCATTTGTTTGACCAAATCAGCTGGATATTTTGCAATGGTCGAAGTGATTTCAAAGGCAATGAGCCTCCCTGTGATGAGAAGACCTGGGTAAAAACAAAAAGGACTCTCCTAAAAGATTGTGTGTCACTGATCTGCAAAGATGTCTTGCCCAAAGGAACCTTTAAAGTCATCTTTCTTCTTACTTCATCTGTAGAAACACGTTTCCTAAACACATTCTATGAATTCATTACTGATATGAAGGGACACGACGACATTATCTGCCTTGCAGAATCAGAGGAAAACTTCAAGAAATGGCAGACCTATGCTATGGAATCCTGTGACATGGACACAGTGAACAATTGAAGTGTTGTTGGAATGACAATAAGTCAGGTAAATGCAACCCTCCAACAGGTCCAACCTACCACTACACAGGCCTCAAAGAGATTGCCAATCCATGTCAAAGGGGAGTGCTTTCTTGATCTCCGAGAGGAGGAAGTGAGGTATTCTTTGGAGATTCTGAGTCTAAACCACTGTGAAGAAACTATTGGTGATATCATTGAGTATGAAATGGAGACGACTGAGCAGCAATTTTACCAGGGAGGAAAAGTAACTTGGATGAATCTTTGGCTTGCAGAAAAAAAGGTAGTTGGGGAGGTTATTCAAAGAGATGCTTACAGTGAAGTCAACAGTCTTTTAAACGATTGTCTTATTTGGAGCTTAGATCGAGCATCTATCAGTTGTATCAACATATACCATCATCCTGGAAGTGGTGGAAGTACAGTGGCAAGGCAGGTACTGTGGAATAACAGAAGGGCTCTAAGATGTGCTGTTGTGAAACATTCTTACTCAGCATCTGTTTTTTCGGAGCATGCCGTTTGGCTTCGGGAATATGAAGAGAAAGATCCCCAAAAATGCCTTCCTGTGCTCCTTCTAATTGAAGATTGTGAGCAGGAGTATTTGGAAGGTGCAAAGTATGAATTGGAAGTGGCTGTCAATACCAAGAAAATAGCTCGTGGAACTCTATGCTTCATTCTACTAAGTTGTAGACGGTCTCACAATCCAGAGAAAATGTGCAAGGAATCCCCTCATCGGAATGTTTCTGTTACTCATAAACtttcagatgcagagaaagatCAATTTTCAAAAAAACGACAAAAGCTTGAAGAACAATTCAAACCAGAATTCATTCTAACATTTGTCCTTATGTGTGAGGATTTTAAGAGCCACAAAATCACTGAGTATGTTAAgcaatttgtaaagcatttacTTCAAGGCATTGACCAGACATCTGTTGTTACTAAGCTTGTTCAGTATGTGGCATTGCTTAACACTTATGTGCAGAATTCTTTTATGTCACTGTCACATTGTGAATCCGTGCTTGCTCTGTCCATCCATGTGGACAGATTTCGACAACATTCCTTTGAGACTGCTTTAAGTGAGCAGGCTAATTTGGTCTTAATACACCTGAGGGATGAAAACACATACATTACTTCTATCAGAATCATTCACCCACTGGTTGCAAAGGAAATCCTCCACCAATTTATGGGtgagaaacaacaacaaagttATCTTGCTTTGGATCTTCTTAACAACGATGTGCTTTTTGAGCACAGGTTTGGTAAAGATCAATACTTGAAGTTCTTACGAGATCTGTTCATAACGCGATGCAAAATTATTAGAGGTGATGAACTTGACAGCTTTTTCTCCCCCCTAATTGAGCATGTGAGAGAAAATGAGTGTCCAGACAAATCTATCGAGCTTCTTAAGGAGGCCTACAAGCGTTTTAATGAGGACGCACTTTTTGCTCAACATCTGGCTCGTCTCAATTACAAGCATGACAGATTTGAGGAAGCAGAAAAGTGGGCAGAAACTGCAGTAGCAAAAAGGCCAAACAATTCTTACATTCTTGATACCAAAGGTCAAGTATACAGACAGTGGTTTACAGCAAAATGCAAAGCCATGGaacaaattgaaaaaacacCTGAAAACACAGTAGATGCTGTGGAAACTGCACTCAAAGCAATTGAATGTTTTCAGGCATGTGGGAAGGCAGGTGTTGCCGACAATGAGACCATGAACAATGCTGGTTTTTTTGGGGTAGTAGAAGTAGGATGTGTATTGCTGAAGCTCATTTCCTCCATCCATGTCTTCTCGAGACCTAATCATGTCGAGTGCATAAAATACCTTCTCACAGATTATATTCCTGTGGAGATCGAAAAGCCATGGGAACATTTTCATTGTGAGCTGAAAAAACTCCATAAAATCCTGCTGGAGGCATTGGAATGGATTTCTGAGGACTTGAGTTACTTCCAAACCGACCTAAACAGAGATGAGGGGAAGACTTCTGAGAAGACCATAAAGCATCCCATTCACTGGCTGGTTAATAAGACTTCTGATTATGGCAAATACTTTATCAATGCTTCTATTACTACAGATCAAAGCCAAATTAGGTTAACACCTCTTATGAAACGTATGATGATTTATTCTAATGGTGGGGGAAACATCACAACAATTTTTTCCATCCTAACAAACCAAAAATGTGATGATCGTCAAAGTGTTCTTGAGcacattatttcattttaccCAAGCAATCCTATGAGTGCAAAGATGCCACAGATGGACCTTGTTAAGTACATTGCATCACACTTTGCATTAAGTTGCCTCTCAACTCAATCTTCCAAGTTAGCTGCATTTCAGGATCTACAGAAGTTGAGTAACCAGTTTccaaaagagaa gaaatgttTCCCAAATGCTCTTTTCTTACTTGTCTTACTTTTCTGGCCAGAAGAAAGTGACACTGAAAAGGAAAAGGAGCGCAAGTATGAAATTGTTCTCTCTGCTGTTGAACACCTCCAGAGATGttatgaaaagaaattaaaAGACATCCCTCCAAGGAAAAAGAGGATCTACACGCATTTCTTCCTGGGCAATGGGGCTGGATTTGAAAAAATTGTCCACAAGAGCAAAGTTGAAACAATCACAAAATTGTTCTCAGTTTCAGAAAAACGTCAGAAATGGTTCAGTGGAGAAGTCTGGAAAATGCCAGAAATTGCTAAATTGCTGAGACGTGTCCCAGGGTGGACAGAGGATGAGAAGGTCTTTGTAGAGATTCCCACAGAAAAGACATTTCAGATCCCAGCTCTGAATCCATCCTCTGTACCCCACAGCAATGAGAATGTCACCTTTTACCTGGGCTTTACTTTAAAAGGACCCGTTGCCTACAACATTACAGTAAGACAATAA